Genomic DNA from Calditerrivibrio sp.:
TCTCACGACTTATAAAACTCTGGTCCTCATCAAGTATGACAAAGGGGATCTTTTCCACATCAAGGGCCATCCCATAACCAAAAACAATAACAATAACCATTGGTAAAAGAAAAACCATGATCCTTGATATTCTATCTTTTTTGAGCTCTTTTAATTCTTTTTTAAAGACCGTTTTTATTTTATTAAATTGCATGTTCCGTTACACTCGCAAAGACATCTTCTATGGTTATCTCCGACTTTTGAACAGCTTTAAAAGATACCCCATGAACATCCTCTATGGTTCTAAGAAAGATTTTTATTCTGTTTCCGAATATATCGACCCTATAGCCTTCAGCTTTCAACATACTATACGTGGTATATGGATTGTCCACCTCCAAGAGATAAGGCTCACCCAATTTATTTTTTAATACCCCTTTTAGTTCATCAGGTGTACCAATGAGGGCAACTCTACCTTCATGCATCATACACAATCTATCACAGTAATCAGCTTCATCCATATAATGGGTAGAGACAAGTACTGTAGTGTGCTTTGTGTTAGATAAATATCTTATTATCTGCCAAAACACATCCCTCTCTGCAACACTTACGCCAGATGTGGGTTCGTCAAGAAAAAGCAATTTGGGCTCATGAATAATGGCACAAGCAAGTGCTAAGCGCTGCTTGATCCCAAGAGGTAATGCTTCCACGATGTCCTGTTCATAAAGCTCAAGATTGCAGATGGATAAAAGCTCTCTTATCTTATTCTTTATCTCAGATAGAGGCATATTATGGGCTGAACCATAAAACATTAAGTTCTCTTTGACAGTTAGATCTGAATAAAGGGAAAATTTTTGTGACATATACCCCAAATGAGATCTAATCATGGAAGGTTCGATATTAGTTCTTATTATACCACTACTGGGCTCATAGAGATTTAAAATCATCTTTATCAGTGTGGTTTTACCAGCTCCATTTGGCCCCAGTAGCCCAAAAATCTCCCCCTCATAGATATCGATAGATAAATCTTTTACAGCATAAAAATCACCAAACCTTTTCGACACATTTTCCACATTTATAATCTTTTCACTCAACTGGGCCTTTTCGGCTATATTTAAATTCAGTTTTCTTGTTCCTATGACTTTGAGTAGCCTATCCTCCAATCTCAAATAAGCCTTTTGCCCCCTTTCATCTTTATATTTAGGGCAAAACCTTATACCATTTCTCAAAAGTTTTATGAAATGATACTCCTGCGGATCCATGTTGTTATAAACCGTCATATAGTCATCATTCTTCAATTCGTAAACCTCCATCTCCTCCTCGAATTGATAGTTATCCAGAATAAGCTCACCCTCATTAAGAATAAGTATCTTGTCCCCCCGTTCTGCTTCATCCATGTAAGATGTTGATACAACCACAGATACTCCTTCCTCCTCGATAAACCTATGGATCAAAAGATAAAGCTCTTTTCTGGATACCGGATCTACCCCTGTGGTGGGCTCATCCAGAATCATAAGCTTAGGTGAATGAATAAGTGAACAGCAGATACCCAGTTTTTGCTTCATCCCTCCCGATAGTTTACTCACTTCCCTATCTTTAAATTTGAGCAGGTTAGTAGCTTTTAATAACAACTCTTTCCTTCTTTCCCGCAAAGAATGATCTAAACCATGTAAATCTGCGAAAAAATCGATATTCTCCTCAATGGTAAGATTCTGATAAAGGTTAAGCCCCAGCCCCTGAGGCATGAAAGCGATAAAATCCTTGTACTTTTCCATCTCATCTATTCTACCAATATGTCTGCCATCTAAAACAATTTTACCCGCATCACTTTTCAATACACCAGCCATAATCTTTAACAGGGTGGACTTTCCAGCACCGTCAGGGCCAACGATACATGTGAGCTTCTGCTTTGGTATGCTAAGGGAAATATTCTTTAAGGCTTTGATCTTTTTGTAACTTTTCTCTATGCCGTAAAGCTCAACAATATTCATTTTTCATTTATAATAAAATCTGCAGGCATACCAGGTTTTAATATTTTTTCATCATCGATTATTTTAGCCTTTATAAGAAAAACCTGTTTTACCCGCTCCTGCTGAGTCTGGACCTCTTTCGGTGTAAACTCAGCCCTATTACTTATATACGTTATCCTACCCTTAAACTTTTTGTCCGGAAACGAGTCTATTTTTAAATACCCCTCTGAGTTTAGCTTGATTCTACCCAACTGCACTTCAGATATAAAACCTCTGAAATGTATCTCCTCAGGGTTATAACCCACAGCAATGGGCTGTCCTGCAGCCACCACCTCCCCCAACTGGGAGAACTTTTTTGTAATGATCAATTTAGTTTGGGGTCTTATAACAGTATCCTCTATATGACTTTGTACCTCGTTGATTAACTCCTTTGATTTGTCCATATTTAAATCTGCAATGATAAGCTCTTTTTTGAGTATCTCTATATTTTTGTTCAAAAAGGCTATCTCTTTATCTAAGATATCTATCTCTTTTCTCTTTGAAAAAGCTATGTCGAGGCTATTTTTAGCCGTCTCTAATTGTTGCTCCGAAATTTTGACATTCTCATTAGCAAGATCAAGATCTCTCTTTGTTATTTTATAGAGGTTTTCGATCTCTTCATACTTCTGTTTTGGTATAGCATGTTGTTCGTAGAGGGATTTGAATCTACTATAATCGTTTTCTATTTTACTCAAATTTATCTGCACTTTTTCCGATGTTATTTTATCTATTTTTAGTTTCTGCTCTGCAGATAAAACATTGTTTTGAGCAATCTTTATCTCATTGTCGATAGCCTCCTCTGCAATCTTCTTCTTATTAATAAGCTGCTCCAACTTATCCCTCATCCCCTTAAGCTGAATCAACTTCGACTCCCTCATAGTTGCTGTGGATGTATAATCGATCTTACTTCTGTTTAACTGGGATATCATCTCATCCGCTTTTATTTTTGCTACTATAACTCCTGGCAAAACTTCACTCCCCTCAAAGATATCCATCTGAACAATTTTACCGGGATATTTAAACGCCAGATTGACCTCCTCAGCCTCTATACGTCCACTTATCATTATTTGGTCAGTACTTTTGTTATGACATGCAACAAAAAGAATGAACATAAGCGCCATAAAAGGCTTTATTACATTCATCTTGCAGCCTCTTCAATCTCTTGTATAACATGTTTTAAAAGCTTGTTTAAACTGTTTTTTACCTCATCAGATAGACTCATATCCATCTGTATACTTTTCGTCTGAATACCAAAAAGTGTAATCTTACTTGGCTTACACCCGATCAATTCGGCAGTCAACAAAATATCCTTTAATCCCATCTGATGGGGAGAAAGTTTCGACTCAAATACCACATTTATATCCTCTCCTTCAATTCTCACAACAGTACCAGGTTCTATACCCAGATCCACACCATCTACAATAATCATATTATCAGCCCATTCGAGATAATGTAAAAGATCAAGCCCCAATGTCCCTCCATCTACTATCCTCAAATGGTCATTATCATTGATGATCTTTTTCAGTTCTTGTACTGCTACCACACCTACAGCATCATCATTCATAAGAAGGTTCCCTAATCCAAGTACCAATATGTTCATGAACTATCCCCTTTTTCATTTTTTAATGCCACAGGATATCTTCCCTGTGACATCCAGAACACAGTGCTCGCATCTCTTACAATTTTCGGGGTTTATTTTTATGGTATAACCGTTTATACTTTTCAAAACACCCCCTGGACAATTTTCCACATTTATTATCAAAGATGCCTCACTACCAAACAGCGTCACCATTACCCAATCGAAAAATACCCCAATCTGCTTACGCAACATACCTATTTTATAGATATAGACCAACTTCCAAATGAGATATGCAAAAGGACCTCTAAACTTAAGACCGAACAGATTCACTACAGAATTGTTTTTACCGAGAGAAACAAGATATCCAAAGTGGATATATTTAAAGTCTTTCAGAGGAAAGCCATTGTAAAGGTTATAAATATTATCAACCACTATCGAAGCCTGTTGCATGGCAAGGGGTGCCACTGGTGGTAGTATTTTCCCCTTGTGGTCATAAGCAGAGCAATCACCTATTACAAACACTCCTGAGTCTCCATCATCTATGGGTGTCAAATTTTTATTAACCTTTACTCTACCATCGCTTAATCTTTGCTCCGATAAGGAAGCCAAAAAGTCTGGTGCTTTTACTCCAGCAGTCCAAATGATGATATTTGTTTTGTGGGTAAAGTGTTCATCACCTATTGAGTACTCAATCTCTCCTTCCGATATTTTACCCACAACTGCATTTGAGATAATGTTTATTCCTTTGTTTAACAGGTAGGTATGTGCCTTCTTGGATTGAGCTTCATCTATGGCAGGTAGGATATATTTTGCATACTCAAAAACGGTTATTGTAAAATCATCCTCTTTTAATCCCTTATACTCCCTTTTGATCTTACTTTTTATAAAGTCTATCAACTCACAAGCAAGCTCTACCCCAGTTATACCTCCACCAATTATTGAAAAGGAAAGTATGGACTTTCTTTCTTCAGCAGGAACAACCATTGCAGACTCCAACAACTCTATCACGGAATACTTAAGAGCTATGGCATCGTTTATATTTTTATACTCAAAACAGTACTGTTGGGCTGAAACATTGCCCCTAAAATTTGTCATGGATCCAGCAGCCACCACAAGGTAATCATAGGACAACTCACCATTTTGAGTAATTACCCTTTTATTCTGTTTGTCGATACCAACAACCGTATCCCTTATAAAAGTGGCTTTGTTCCTAACAGCGATCTCCCGTAAAGGGAACACTATATTCTCAGGGTTTACATTTCCACTGATTACCTCCGGAAGCATAGGGGTAAACAAGGAGTAGTTATTTTTATCAATCAAGGTGACATCAAAGAGCTTTTGGGCATAACGCTTCAGTTTGGTAAGTACAGATAACCCACCAAAGCCTCCACCGATTATTACGACTTTTTTCATACCACACCTAATTTTTTTTATTGTATTATACGCCAATAATAATTATAATCAATATAAAACTTATTTGGAGAAACTATGCAAAAGTCACCCCAACCGGTAGAAAAACTAATGTCGTTTTATAAGACCTATCTACAAGGCAAAGATAAGGCTATATTCCTTTGTATGATTTCTTTTCTCAGCAAAGGGCACGTTCTTGTAGAAGACAATCCCGGACTTGGGAAAACAACCCTTGCCATTGCCATAGCCAAATCAATGGGCCTATCCTTTGGACGGATACAGTGCACCAACGATCTTCTCCCAACTGATGTTACTGGCCTTAATATCTTTAACAAAGAAAAAAATGAATTCGAATTCAAAAAAGGTCCCATCTTTAACAATATTGTATTAGTAGATGAGATAAATAGGGCCACTCCGAAAACCCAAAGTGCTCTTCTTGAAGCTATGGGGGAAAAACAGGTAACGGTAGAAGGGAATACATATAAACTTCCCCAACCTTTTTTTGTCATAGCTACTCAGAACCCATCCGAATCCTTTGGCACCTTTCCCCTACCCGAATCCCAATTGGACAGGTTTTTAATGAAGATAAGTTTAGGGTATCCTCGAAAAGAGGAGGAATTAGAAATCCTAAAAGGTGGTAGTTCAAGAAAAGGGATATATGAATCAAACCCTGTAATAAACCATGATGAGTTTCATGAAATGTTAACGATAATAAAATCAGTAAAAGTAAAAGATGATCTCTTAGAATACCTTCTTGACATAGTAAACAAAACGAGGAACCATCCGGCGATCTCCATAGGGCTTTCCACAAGGGCAGCACTGTCGATCGTAAATGCAGCAAAATCATCCGCATACATTCAGGGCAGGGATTATATAATACCAGAGGATATACTCGATTACTACCGTTTTACCATGCTTCATCGAATATCTTTTAGAGAAAAGCTCTCCTATGACGAAAAGGATAAAATAATCTTTGATATCATCAAATCGACGCCACTTCCCTATGTCTGATCAAAAGGGGTAACCTTGTCTGGAATAAGATTTACCCGAGCTGGTTGGCTATATATCATCCTCACAGTTTTTATGGGCTTTTCTGCTATAAATACCAACAACAACCTTGTTTTCATAGTCGTCTCATTTATGCTTGCAGTGATGGGTATCTCTGGTTTTGTGGGAAAAAACAACATCCATAGACTTTCTTTTAAAATCTATCCTGTTGGGGATATTTTTGCCAATAAAGATGGTGAATTCACATTAGAAATATATAACAACAAGAAATTCTTACCATCTGTAGCTCTTAAACTATTTATCCTAAACACACAAAAGGATATTTTCTTTATATCGCCAGCCTCCTCAAGTAGAAGTTTTGTAAACATAAAATTCAACAAAAGAGGTCTTCACAAGTTGGAATCCATTATGATAGAGTCCCCTTACCCTTTTAATTTCTTTGTTAGGTATAAATACTATAAAATAGATAGTGAGATAACTGTCTTCCCTGAACCTGCAAATATTTTGGTCTCTACAGACAACTACAATATTATTGGGGATTCAAATGATTCATCAAAAAAGACAATGAAGCTTGAAGAACTAAGTAATATTAGAAGTTATAGCAATGATCCTGCGAAAAGGATCTTTTGGAAACAGTTTGCCAAAACAGGTGAACTGTATACTAAAGAATATACCGGAGAAGATAGCAGAAGTTTTCAAATAGTTTTTGAAGATCTGATCAAATATTACCCCCTCGAAGAAAGTCTCAGTTTGGCCACAAAAATGGTTGAAGAGTTTTACAAAAATGGAGTTGTTTTTTCCCTTGTGCTCAAAGGTGAAACCTATTTTGTAAGGTCTAACGCAGACAGAAGAACCGTATTAAAAATGCTGGCGCTATATGAAAACAAAACAGATCATTAACCATCTCTCCCTTTTGCTTATATTAGTTTCCGTAACTTCAGTATTCAAATATCTTAGCATCCCCTACCTTATTGCAATAATCATTTCAATGCTCCACCATCTCTATAGTAACAAG
This window encodes:
- a CDS encoding HlyD family efflux transporter periplasmic adaptor subunit, which codes for MNVIKPFMALMFILFVACHNKSTDQIMISGRIEAEEVNLAFKYPGKIVQMDIFEGSEVLPGVIVAKIKADEMISQLNRSKIDYTSTATMRESKLIQLKGMRDKLEQLINKKKIAEEAIDNEIKIAQNNVLSAEQKLKIDKITSEKVQINLSKIENDYSRFKSLYEQHAIPKQKYEEIENLYKITKRDLDLANENVKISEQQLETAKNSLDIAFSKRKEIDILDKEIAFLNKNIEILKKELIIADLNMDKSKELINEVQSHIEDTVIRPQTKLIITKKFSQLGEVVAAGQPIAVGYNPEEIHFRGFISEVQLGRIKLNSEGYLKIDSFPDKKFKGRITYISNRAEFTPKEVQTQQERVKQVFLIKAKIIDDEKILKPGMPADFIINEK
- a CDS encoding HyaD/HybD family hydrogenase maturation endopeptidase, with the translated sequence MNILVLGLGNLLMNDDAVGVVAVQELKKIINDNDHLRIVDGGTLGLDLLHYLEWADNMIIVDGVDLGIEPGTVVRIEGEDINVVFESKLSPHQMGLKDILLTAELIGCKPSKITLFGIQTKSIQMDMSLSDEVKNSLNKLLKHVIQEIEEAAR
- a CDS encoding NAD(P)/FAD-dependent oxidoreductase, whose protein sequence is MKKVVIIGGGFGGLSVLTKLKRYAQKLFDVTLIDKNNYSLFTPMLPEVISGNVNPENIVFPLREIAVRNKATFIRDTVVGIDKQNKRVITQNGELSYDYLVVAAGSMTNFRGNVSAQQYCFEYKNINDAIALKYSVIELLESAMVVPAEERKSILSFSIIGGGITGVELACELIDFIKSKIKREYKGLKEDDFTITVFEYAKYILPAIDEAQSKKAHTYLLNKGINIISNAVVGKISEGEIEYSIGDEHFTHKTNIIIWTAGVKAPDFLASLSEQRLSDGRVKVNKNLTPIDDGDSGVFVIGDCSAYDHKGKILPPVAPLAMQQASIVVDNIYNLYNGFPLKDFKYIHFGYLVSLGKNNSVVNLFGLKFRGPFAYLIWKLVYIYKIGMLRKQIGVFFDWVMVTLFGSEASLIINVENCPGGVLKSINGYTIKINPENCKRCEHCVLDVTGKISCGIKK
- a CDS encoding DUF58 domain-containing protein codes for the protein MSGIRFTRAGWLYIILTVFMGFSAINTNNNLVFIVVSFMLAVMGISGFVGKNNIHRLSFKIYPVGDIFANKDGEFTLEIYNNKKFLPSVALKLFILNTQKDIFFISPASSSRSFVNIKFNKRGLHKLESIMIESPYPFNFFVRYKYYKIDSEITVFPEPANILVSTDNYNIIGDSNDSSKKTMKLEELSNIRSYSNDPAKRIFWKQFAKTGELYTKEYTGEDSRSFQIVFEDLIKYYPLEESLSLATKMVEEFYKNGVVFSLVLKGETYFVRSNADRRTVLKMLALYENKTDH
- a CDS encoding ATP-binding cassette domain-containing protein; translation: MNIVELYGIEKSYKKIKALKNISLSIPKQKLTCIVGPDGAGKSTLLKIMAGVLKSDAGKIVLDGRHIGRIDEMEKYKDFIAFMPQGLGLNLYQNLTIEENIDFFADLHGLDHSLRERRKELLLKATNLLKFKDREVSKLSGGMKQKLGICCSLIHSPKLMILDEPTTGVDPVSRKELYLLIHRFIEEEGVSVVVSTSYMDEAERGDKILILNEGELILDNYQFEEEMEVYELKNDDYMTVYNNMDPQEYHFIKLLRNGIRFCPKYKDERGQKAYLRLEDRLLKVIGTRKLNLNIAEKAQLSEKIINVENVSKRFGDFYAVKDLSIDIYEGEIFGLLGPNGAGKTTLIKMILNLYEPSSGIIRTNIEPSMIRSHLGYMSQKFSLYSDLTVKENLMFYGSAHNMPLSEIKNKIRELLSICNLELYEQDIVEALPLGIKQRLALACAIIHEPKLLFLDEPTSGVSVAERDVFWQIIRYLSNTKHTTVLVSTHYMDEADYCDRLCMMHEGRVALIGTPDELKGVLKNKLGEPYLLEVDNPYTTYSMLKAEGYRVDIFGNRIKIFLRTIEDVHGVSFKAVQKSEITIEDVFASVTEHAI
- a CDS encoding MoxR family ATPase, encoding MQKSPQPVEKLMSFYKTYLQGKDKAIFLCMISFLSKGHVLVEDNPGLGKTTLAIAIAKSMGLSFGRIQCTNDLLPTDVTGLNIFNKEKNEFEFKKGPIFNNIVLVDEINRATPKTQSALLEAMGEKQVTVEGNTYKLPQPFFVIATQNPSESFGTFPLPESQLDRFLMKISLGYPRKEEELEILKGGSSRKGIYESNPVINHDEFHEMLTIIKSVKVKDDLLEYLLDIVNKTRNHPAISIGLSTRAALSIVNAAKSSAYIQGRDYIIPEDILDYYRFTMLHRISFREKLSYDEKDKIIFDIIKSTPLPYV